The following proteins are co-located in the Lacticaseibacillus paracasei subsp. paracasei genome:
- a CDS encoding GNAT family N-acetyltransferase translates to MFSYLIDYDLKLSLPRPEIDGPLLFEQIETSRDSLAAYLPWVATTLTADDEINFLNTTLKLFGARTALHLTIYQADAPVGMISLNTIDTLVRHKADIGYWLTIPERGKGIMHKSIEALADIAFHDYDLNKLTINAAVANRASNAVAEKAGFHFDGTLRQDDQRADGTFLDVNTYSLLRSEWA, encoded by the coding sequence ATGTTTAGCTACCTAATCGACTATGATTTGAAACTTTCCCTACCGCGACCGGAAATCGACGGTCCCCTTTTATTCGAACAAATTGAGACTAGCCGCGATTCGTTGGCTGCCTACTTGCCTTGGGTCGCAACGACACTGACTGCCGACGACGAAATCAACTTTTTAAATACAACACTCAAGCTTTTTGGTGCAAGGACTGCCTTGCATCTGACCATTTACCAAGCCGATGCTCCAGTTGGCATGATCAGTTTGAACACGATTGACACCTTGGTTCGCCATAAAGCCGACATTGGTTACTGGCTAACCATTCCCGAACGCGGCAAAGGCATTATGCACAAATCCATTGAAGCACTGGCCGATATTGCCTTCCACGATTACGACTTAAATAAGCTAACCATCAATGCCGCTGTGGCAAATCGCGCGAGCAATGCCGTTGCCGAAAAAGCCGGCTTTCATTTCGATGGCACTTTGCGTCAAGACGATCAACGAGCTGACGGCACCTTCTTAGATGTGAATACTTATTCGCTGTTGCGTTCGGAGTGGGCTTAA
- a CDS encoding AAA family ATPase: MEVNEAQAIFDAARDQVATIVVGKSMPITLTFTALLAGGHVLFEDIPGVGKTTLVQAMAKTLAVPFSRIQFTPDMLPSDVLGTSIFNRATNQFEFQKGPIFTSILLADEINRATPRTQAALLEAMGEGRVTTDGHTYQLAPDFFVMATENPTDYAGTYPLPEVQLDRFMLRLSLGYPDADAEKSLLLTPDRKTMIAQLTPRLDASLLAEAKKLVANVTVSDAIASYVLALVQATRHDNRVRLGISPRGGIALVTAAKAFATLNGRTYVDPSDIQTLLDPVFGHRLIAKDPTLSTATILADILQNTAVPIRG; encoded by the coding sequence ATGGAAGTCAATGAAGCACAAGCCATTTTTGATGCAGCACGGGATCAAGTAGCGACGATTGTGGTGGGCAAATCAATGCCGATCACATTGACTTTCACCGCCTTACTTGCAGGTGGTCATGTGTTGTTCGAGGATATTCCCGGTGTTGGGAAAACCACCCTCGTTCAAGCGATGGCCAAAACCTTAGCGGTGCCATTTTCCCGCATTCAATTCACACCTGATATGCTGCCAAGTGATGTTCTTGGCACATCAATCTTTAATCGGGCCACTAATCAATTCGAATTTCAAAAAGGACCTATTTTTACCAGTATTTTATTAGCAGATGAAATCAATCGCGCCACGCCACGAACACAGGCCGCCTTGTTAGAAGCCATGGGTGAAGGACGGGTTACAACGGATGGTCATACCTATCAGCTAGCCCCTGACTTTTTTGTCATGGCAACTGAGAACCCGACTGATTATGCAGGGACTTACCCGCTCCCTGAAGTACAGTTGGACCGGTTCATGCTTCGCCTCTCACTTGGCTACCCAGATGCTGACGCGGAAAAAAGTTTGCTGCTAACGCCTGATCGTAAAACGATGATTGCTCAATTAACACCTAGACTAGACGCATCGTTACTAGCTGAAGCCAAAAAACTCGTGGCTAACGTGACGGTCAGCGATGCAATCGCCAGTTACGTTCTCGCGCTAGTACAGGCAACCCGACACGACAATCGTGTTCGGCTAGGTATCAGCCCGCGTGGTGGCATTGCCTTGGTCACTGCCGCCAAAGCCTTCGCTACGCTTAACGGACGTACTTACGTTGATCCAAGCGATATTCAAACGCTACTCGATCCTGTTTTTGGTCATCGGCTCATTGCCAAGGATCCGACACTTTCGACGGCAACGATCTTAGCAGATATTCTGCAAAACACCGCCGTTCCGATTCGGGGGTGA
- a CDS encoding stage II sporulation protein M, producing the protein MKKRLGYNLNVIGHYLLIGWLIFFGVTIFVGLVTYLVMGANPNFVRGIFTGLSGKFANTHDSLSAFWAILVNNERVAFGLMIIGMIPIPFLYWISYYLTCASVGLVLGIYAAKLGIGGALAAFVLGILPHGILEMSALIIGVALAAQVNKALRQSIKRFFADPYYRKSSLDAKAIALQYVCIIIPMIAVAALIEGFVTPALLRLLVH; encoded by the coding sequence ATGAAGAAACGGCTTGGATACAATTTGAATGTTATTGGCCATTATCTATTGATCGGTTGGCTCATTTTCTTTGGTGTCACCATTTTTGTTGGTCTGGTGACATATCTGGTCATGGGCGCGAACCCCAACTTTGTTCGTGGTATTTTTACTGGCCTCTCTGGCAAGTTTGCTAATACTCACGACAGTCTCAGTGCATTTTGGGCCATTTTAGTGAATAACGAACGCGTTGCCTTTGGCCTCATGATCATTGGTATGATTCCGATTCCTTTTCTATACTGGATTTCGTATTATCTCACCTGTGCTTCTGTCGGCTTGGTGCTAGGCATTTATGCCGCTAAGCTGGGTATCGGTGGAGCTTTGGCAGCGTTTGTCTTAGGCATTTTGCCACATGGTATTCTGGAGATGAGTGCTTTGATTATCGGCGTCGCGCTCGCTGCTCAAGTCAACAAGGCCCTTCGCCAGTCAATCAAGCGTTTTTTTGCCGATCCATATTATCGAAAGTCGTCGTTAGATGCGAAGGCTATTGCATTACAGTATGTTTGCATCATCATTCCGATGATTGCCGTTGCTGCCTTAATCGAAGGCTTTGTGACGCCAGCGTTGCTGCGACTGCTTGTACATTGA